A stretch of Bombus vancouverensis nearcticus chromosome 13, iyBomVanc1_principal, whole genome shotgun sequence DNA encodes these proteins:
- the LOC117162106 gene encoding transmembrane emp24 domain-containing protein 7, with the protein MNYWSICLLLVSLFGTILRTGGVELSFELPDNAKQCFYEEIKQNTTAMLEFQVVTGGQYDVDVILEAPNTEIIYKQIKTQFDSYQFTASMSGAYKACFSNEFSTFSHKLVYMDFRVGDQLPVGEHVTVMTQMESSAEEVHKHLNSILDYQTHHRLREAQGRKRAEDLNNRVLLWSVMETLTILIISVGQVYVLRTFFTERKR; encoded by the exons ATGAACTACTGGTCAATTTGTTTGCTGCTTGTCTCGTTGTTTggtaccatattacgtactggTGGTGTCGAACTATCCTTCGAACTACCTGACAATGCGAAACAATGTTTCTACGAAGAGATCAAACAGAACACAACAGCAATGCTCGAATTCCAG GTTGTGACAGGTGGACAATATGATGTTGATGTAATTTTAGAAGCACCGAATACAGAAATcatttataaacaaataaaaacacAGTTTGATTCATATCAATTTACAGCATCAATGTCAGGAGCATATAAAGCCTGTTTTAGCAATGAATTCTCAACATTTTCACACAAACTTGTTTACATGGATTTCAGAGTGGGAGATCAATTACCAGTTGGGGAGCATGTAACTGTTATGACAcag aTGGAGTCTTCGGCCGAAGAAGTACATAAGCATTTGAATAGTATTTTAGACTATCAAACACATCATCGATTAAGAGAAGCGCAAGGTCGTAAACGTGCAGAAGATTTGAATAATCGTGTGCTCTTATGGTCCGTTATGGAAACACTTACAATTTTGATCATATCTGTGGGGCAGGTGTATGTATTAAGGACCTTTTTCACAGAAAGAAAGCGTTAA
- the LOC117162104 gene encoding CDK5 regulatory subunit-associated protein 3 isoform X1 codes for MEEQDIPIDINIGKLLEWLINRRHCSKDWHVKVLTIREKINNAIQDMPVHEEIAKLLSGSYINYFHCLKIVEILKETEADTKNVFGRYGSQRMKDWQEILRLYEKDNLYLAEVSQILIRNVNYEIPSIKKQIQKLEQIQADFEKREADHKKSENAARSEFNSLCKQLGIPGKQIKQELSEKVKELPEIYEKIAKKIKSLEKVVEFYCGFVNYTLGRQYDDGCVPMIQYIVDKGNTTTYEWIYGEAPLSVSEPPLNISLDNDDLEKKKVEDIDNVGIDFGEIDINGGINFGDVNLEAGGEIDWGDGNVEEAVLGDIDYNISLEESGIVVEAAGHEGGIATDTEAYTVLDNPSTRNDFINQLFELEAFLKLRLYEFKGDDSINFLSFSQLQDSSCIVQNSTLENNQNMLDNVQVVLSEILDTKVQHLHNIKHSARYVDVLTSSLKQKLSLVDKMIALQKSVREKREKCAQEVTTVRPLLQLLIQRTKELQVEIEKDISKKYKNRVVHLTGGINML; via the exons ATGGAG GAACAGGATATTCctattgatattaatattggaaaattattaGAATGGTTAATAAACAGAAGACATTGCTCTAAGGACTGGCATGTAAAAGTTTTAACTATCagagaaaaaattaacaatGCAATACAAGATATGCCTGTTCATGAGGAAATTGCAAAATTACTATCTGGTTCAT atataaattattttcattgtttGAAAATAGTAGAAATATTGAAAGAAACTGAAGCTGATACAAAAAATGTATTTGGCAGGTATGGCTCACAAAGAATGAAAGATTGGCAAGAAATATTACGATTATATGAAAAAGACAATTTATATCTTGCAGAAGTTTCTCAGATACTTATAAGAAATGTTAATTATGAAATTCCAAGtattaaaaaacaaattcaGAAATTGGAACAAATACAAGCT GACTTTGAAAAAAGAGAGGCAGACCATAAAAAATCAGAAAATGCAGCTAGGTCGGAATTTAACTCACTTTGTAAGCAGCTAGGTATTCCTGGAAAACAAATTAAACAGGAATTATCTGAAAAAGTAAAAGAACTTCcagaaatttatgaaaaaattgCTAAAAAGATTAAGTCATTAGAAAAAGTTGTAGAATTCTATTGTGGTTTTGTTAATTATACTCTTGGTAGACAGTATGATGATGGTTGTGTTCCTATGATACAATACATAGTTG atAAAGGAAATACTACTACATATGAATGGATCTATGGCGAAGCTCCATTATCAGTTAGTGAACCACCTTTAAATATAAGCTTAGATAATGATGATCTGGAGAAGAAGAAAGTCGAAGATATTGATAATGTT GGAATTGATTTTGGAGAAATTGATATAAATGGCGGCATAAATTTCGGCGATGTTAATTTAGAAGCTGGGGGTGAAATTGATTGGGGTGATGGAAATGTAGAAGAAGCTGTACTTGGAGATATtgattataatatttctttagaAGAATCTGGTATAGTCGTAGAAGCAGCTGGTCATGAAGGTGGAATTGCTACTGATACTGAAGCGTACACAGTCCTTGATAATCCATCTACTAGAAATGATTTTATTAACCAGTTGTTTGAG cTGGAAGCATTTCTTAAATTACGTTTATATGAATTCAAAGGTGACGATAGTATAAATTTCTTAAGCTTCAGTCAATTACAAGATTCGTCTTGTATTGTACAAAATTCTACATTAGAAAATAATCAGAATATGTTAGATAACGTTCAAGTTGTCTTATCTGAAATTTTGGATACTAAAGTTCAGCACTTGCATAACATAAAACATTCTGCGAG atATGTAGATGTCTTAACTTCatcattaaaacaaaaattaagtTTAGTTGATAAAATGATAGCTTTACAAAAATCTGTgagagagaaacgagaaaaatgtgCACAAGAAGTTACTACTGTTCGACCTCTTCTTCAACTTCTTATACAGAGAACAAAAGAACTACAAGTAGAG ATTGAAAAAGATATctcaaaaaaatataaaaacagagTTGTACATTTAACCGGAGGTATAAATATGTTGTAA
- the LOC117162104 gene encoding CDK5 regulatory subunit-associated protein 3 isoform X2, whose protein sequence is MEEQDIPIDINIGKLLEWLINRRHCSKDWHVKVLTIREKINNAIQDMPVHEEIAKLLSGSYINYFHCLKIVEILKETEADTKNVFGRYGSQRMKDWQEILRLYEKDNLYLAEVSQILIRNVNYEIPSIKKQIQKLEQIQADFEKREADHKKSENAARSEFNSLCKQLGIPGKQIKQELSEKVKELPEIYEKIAKKIKSLEKVVEFYCGFVNYTLGRQYDDGCVPMIQYIVDKGNTTTYEWIYGEAPLSVSEPPLNISLDNDDLEKKKVEDIDNVGIDFGEIDINGGINFGDVNLEAGGEIDWGDGNVEEAVLGDIDYNISLEESGIVVEAAGHEGGIATDTEAYTVLDNPSTRNDFINQLFELEAFLKLRLYEFKGDDSINFLSFSQLQDSSCIVQNSTLENNQNMLDNVQVVLSEILDTKVQHLHNIKHSARYVDVLTSSLKQKLSLVDKMIALQKSVREKREKCAQEVTTVRPLLQLLIQRTKELQVESPG, encoded by the exons ATGGAG GAACAGGATATTCctattgatattaatattggaaaattattaGAATGGTTAATAAACAGAAGACATTGCTCTAAGGACTGGCATGTAAAAGTTTTAACTATCagagaaaaaattaacaatGCAATACAAGATATGCCTGTTCATGAGGAAATTGCAAAATTACTATCTGGTTCAT atataaattattttcattgtttGAAAATAGTAGAAATATTGAAAGAAACTGAAGCTGATACAAAAAATGTATTTGGCAGGTATGGCTCACAAAGAATGAAAGATTGGCAAGAAATATTACGATTATATGAAAAAGACAATTTATATCTTGCAGAAGTTTCTCAGATACTTATAAGAAATGTTAATTATGAAATTCCAAGtattaaaaaacaaattcaGAAATTGGAACAAATACAAGCT GACTTTGAAAAAAGAGAGGCAGACCATAAAAAATCAGAAAATGCAGCTAGGTCGGAATTTAACTCACTTTGTAAGCAGCTAGGTATTCCTGGAAAACAAATTAAACAGGAATTATCTGAAAAAGTAAAAGAACTTCcagaaatttatgaaaaaattgCTAAAAAGATTAAGTCATTAGAAAAAGTTGTAGAATTCTATTGTGGTTTTGTTAATTATACTCTTGGTAGACAGTATGATGATGGTTGTGTTCCTATGATACAATACATAGTTG atAAAGGAAATACTACTACATATGAATGGATCTATGGCGAAGCTCCATTATCAGTTAGTGAACCACCTTTAAATATAAGCTTAGATAATGATGATCTGGAGAAGAAGAAAGTCGAAGATATTGATAATGTT GGAATTGATTTTGGAGAAATTGATATAAATGGCGGCATAAATTTCGGCGATGTTAATTTAGAAGCTGGGGGTGAAATTGATTGGGGTGATGGAAATGTAGAAGAAGCTGTACTTGGAGATATtgattataatatttctttagaAGAATCTGGTATAGTCGTAGAAGCAGCTGGTCATGAAGGTGGAATTGCTACTGATACTGAAGCGTACACAGTCCTTGATAATCCATCTACTAGAAATGATTTTATTAACCAGTTGTTTGAG cTGGAAGCATTTCTTAAATTACGTTTATATGAATTCAAAGGTGACGATAGTATAAATTTCTTAAGCTTCAGTCAATTACAAGATTCGTCTTGTATTGTACAAAATTCTACATTAGAAAATAATCAGAATATGTTAGATAACGTTCAAGTTGTCTTATCTGAAATTTTGGATACTAAAGTTCAGCACTTGCATAACATAAAACATTCTGCGAG atATGTAGATGTCTTAACTTCatcattaaaacaaaaattaagtTTAGTTGATAAAATGATAGCTTTACAAAAATCTGTgagagagaaacgagaaaaatgtgCACAAGAAGTTACTACTGTTCGACCTCTTCTTCAACTTCTTATACAGAGAACAAAAGAACTACAAGTAGAG